One window from the genome of Ammospiza nelsoni isolate bAmmNel1 chromosome 16, bAmmNel1.pri, whole genome shotgun sequence encodes:
- the LEAP2 gene encoding liver-expressed antimicrobial peptide 2 → MHWWKVMAALLLCSLLLSQSHGASLSPRQPQPQPRSARQRRMTPFWRGVSLRPIGASCRDNSECLTMLCRKNRCLLSTASA, encoded by the exons aTGCACTGGTGGAAAGTGATGGCAGCCCTTCTGCTCTGCTCGCTGCTGCTCAGCCAG AGCCACGGCGCGTCCCTGTCCCCGAGGCAGCCCCAGCCGCAGCCCCGCAGCGCCCGGCAGCGGCGGATGACGCCCTTCTGGAGAGGAGTGTCCCTGAGACCCATCGGGGCCTCGTGCAGGGACAACAGCGAGTGCCTCACCATGCTCTGCAG gaaaaaccGCTGCCTCCTCTCCACGGCCTCAGCGTGA
- the GDF9 gene encoding growth/differentiation factor 9 isoform X1 translates to MESTWRICVCLYCCLSWLSAGTQGSPRSRGRGGSAVTPGFWGAPEDAAGLQLPRGAAPAHALLPPLLKVLHDRGPRGWHGEAPRLQPDSRALRYMKRLYRLSATRDGIPRAQRGRLYNTVRLFTPCWECEHSPAPLARGDAHSVDLLFSLDRVTALEHLLKSVLLYSFDTSVPISSSITCICHLSLKEHDFSSQVCPSISHSLAFSLHSDVRKRKWVEMDVTSFLRPLIATNRRNVHMALNFTCLVGDPQGSTKLGKAMNVTLVPPSLLLYLNDTSEQAYHRGSSLGHGRKSGSPQVDAPRGDQGNPQGKRASRQRRNENPKAAPASSSHNLSEHPKQFAFPQHECELHNFRLSFSQLRWDRWIIAPHRYSPQFCRGDCPRALGQRYGSPVHTMVQTLIYERLDPAVPRPSCVPAAYSPLSVLTIEPDGSIAYKEYEDMIATKCTCR, encoded by the exons ATGGAGAGCACTTGGaggatttgtgtttgtttgtacTGCTGCTTGTCCTGGCTCTCTGCGGGCACCCAGGGCTCGCCCCGCtcccggggccgggggggctCTGCGGTGACCCCCGGGTTCTGGGGGGCTCCCGAGGATGCTgcggggctgcagctgccccgaGGAGCGGCCCCAGCCCATGCCCTCCTGCCCCCGCTGCTCAAGGTGCTGCACGACCGCGGCCCCCGCGGCTGGCACGGCGAGGCGCCGCGGCTGCAGCCGGACTCCCGGGCCCTGCGGTACATGAAGAGGCTGTACAGGCTGTCTGCCACCAGGGACGGCATCCCCCGGGCGCAGCGAGGCCGCCTCTACAACACGGTGCGGCTCTTCACGCCGTGCTGGGAGTGCGAGCACAGCCCCGCGCCCCTGGCCAGAG GAGATGCTCACTCCGTGGATTTACTCTTCAGCTTGGATCGTGTTACTGCTCTGGAGCACTTACTCAAGTCTGTCTTGCTCTATTCCTTTGACACATCTGTTCCCATTTCCTCTTCCATTACCTGCATATGCCATTTATCCCTTAAGGAACATGATTTTTCCAGCCAAGTTTGTCCCAGCATTTCCCACTCTTTAGCTTTTAGCCTGCACTCTGATGTTAGAAAACGCAAATGGGTGGAGATGGATGTGACTTCTTTCCTCCGGCCTCTGATTGCTACGAACAGGAGGAACGTGCACATGGCTCTGAACTTCACTTGTCTGGTGGGTGACCCACAAGGGAGCACGAAGCTGGGAAAGGCTATGAATGTGACACTGGttcccccttcccttctgctctatCTGAATGACACCAGCGAGCAAGCTTATCACCGGGGGAGCTCACTGGGGCACGGGAGGAAAAGCGGCAGCCCGCAGGTGGATGCTCCAAGGGGTGACCAAGGCAATCCCCAGGGTAAAAGGGCCTCGCGGCAGCGAAGGAACGAGAATCCGAAAGCGGCCCCAGCCTCCTCGTCCCACAACCTGAGCGAGCACCCGAAGCAGTTCGCGTTCCCTCAGCACGAGTGCGAGCTGCACAACTTCCGCCTGAGCTTCAGCCAGCTGCGCTGGGACCGCTGGATCATCGCCCCGCACCGCTACAGCCCGCAGTTCTGCCGCGGGGACTGTCCCCGCGCCCTGGGCCAGCGCTACGGCTCCCCGGTGCACACCATGGTGCAGACCCTCATCTACGAGCGCCTGGACCCCGCCGTGCCGCGGCCCTCGTGCGTGCCCGCCGCCTACAGCCCGCTCAGCGTGCTCACCATCGAGCCCGACGGCTCCATCGCCTACAAGGAGTACGAGGACATGATCGCCACCAAGTGCACCTGCCGCTAG
- the LOC132080409 gene encoding cytochrome b-c1 complex subunit 8, translating into MGKHFGNLARVRHVISYSLSPFEQQAFPNVLSHSVPNVARRFASQVLKVVPPLALGYLIYSWGNQEFERLKRKNPADYECDR; encoded by the exons ATGGGGAAGCACTTCGGGAACCTGGCGCGGGTGCGCCATGTCATCTCCTACAGCCTGTCGCCCTTCGAGCAGCAAGCCTTCCCCAACGTCCTGTCCCACAGCGTCCCCAACGTGGCCCGCCGCTTTGCCTCCCAGGTGTTGAAGGTGGTGCCCC ccctggccctcGGTTACCTGATTTATTCCTGGGGGAACCAGGAGTTCGAGCGGCTCAAGAGGAAGAACCCGGCTGACTACGAGTGCGACCgctga
- the GDF9 gene encoding growth/differentiation factor 9 isoform X2: MESTWRICVCLYCCLSWLSAGTQGSPRSRGRGGSAVTPGFWGAPEDAAGLQLPRGAAPAHALLPPLLKVLHDRGPRGWHGEAPRLQPDSRALRYMKRLYRLSATRDGIPRAQRGRLYNTVRLFTPCWECEHSPAPLARDAHSVDLLFSLDRVTALEHLLKSVLLYSFDTSVPISSSITCICHLSLKEHDFSSQVCPSISHSLAFSLHSDVRKRKWVEMDVTSFLRPLIATNRRNVHMALNFTCLVGDPQGSTKLGKAMNVTLVPPSLLLYLNDTSEQAYHRGSSLGHGRKSGSPQVDAPRGDQGNPQGKRASRQRRNENPKAAPASSSHNLSEHPKQFAFPQHECELHNFRLSFSQLRWDRWIIAPHRYSPQFCRGDCPRALGQRYGSPVHTMVQTLIYERLDPAVPRPSCVPAAYSPLSVLTIEPDGSIAYKEYEDMIATKCTCR, translated from the exons ATGGAGAGCACTTGGaggatttgtgtttgtttgtacTGCTGCTTGTCCTGGCTCTCTGCGGGCACCCAGGGCTCGCCCCGCtcccggggccgggggggctCTGCGGTGACCCCCGGGTTCTGGGGGGCTCCCGAGGATGCTgcggggctgcagctgccccgaGGAGCGGCCCCAGCCCATGCCCTCCTGCCCCCGCTGCTCAAGGTGCTGCACGACCGCGGCCCCCGCGGCTGGCACGGCGAGGCGCCGCGGCTGCAGCCGGACTCCCGGGCCCTGCGGTACATGAAGAGGCTGTACAGGCTGTCTGCCACCAGGGACGGCATCCCCCGGGCGCAGCGAGGCCGCCTCTACAACACGGTGCGGCTCTTCACGCCGTGCTGGGAGTGCGAGCACAGCCCCGCGCCCCTGGCCAGAG ATGCTCACTCCGTGGATTTACTCTTCAGCTTGGATCGTGTTACTGCTCTGGAGCACTTACTCAAGTCTGTCTTGCTCTATTCCTTTGACACATCTGTTCCCATTTCCTCTTCCATTACCTGCATATGCCATTTATCCCTTAAGGAACATGATTTTTCCAGCCAAGTTTGTCCCAGCATTTCCCACTCTTTAGCTTTTAGCCTGCACTCTGATGTTAGAAAACGCAAATGGGTGGAGATGGATGTGACTTCTTTCCTCCGGCCTCTGATTGCTACGAACAGGAGGAACGTGCACATGGCTCTGAACTTCACTTGTCTGGTGGGTGACCCACAAGGGAGCACGAAGCTGGGAAAGGCTATGAATGTGACACTGGttcccccttcccttctgctctatCTGAATGACACCAGCGAGCAAGCTTATCACCGGGGGAGCTCACTGGGGCACGGGAGGAAAAGCGGCAGCCCGCAGGTGGATGCTCCAAGGGGTGACCAAGGCAATCCCCAGGGTAAAAGGGCCTCGCGGCAGCGAAGGAACGAGAATCCGAAAGCGGCCCCAGCCTCCTCGTCCCACAACCTGAGCGAGCACCCGAAGCAGTTCGCGTTCCCTCAGCACGAGTGCGAGCTGCACAACTTCCGCCTGAGCTTCAGCCAGCTGCGCTGGGACCGCTGGATCATCGCCCCGCACCGCTACAGCCCGCAGTTCTGCCGCGGGGACTGTCCCCGCGCCCTGGGCCAGCGCTACGGCTCCCCGGTGCACACCATGGTGCAGACCCTCATCTACGAGCGCCTGGACCCCGCCGTGCCGCGGCCCTCGTGCGTGCCCGCCGCCTACAGCCCGCTCAGCGTGCTCACCATCGAGCCCGACGGCTCCATCGCCTACAAGGAGTACGAGGACATGATCGCCACCAAGTGCACCTGCCGCTAG